A genomic segment from Drosophila willistoni isolate 14030-0811.24 chromosome 2L unlocalized genomic scaffold, UCI_dwil_1.1 Seg168, whole genome shotgun sequence encodes:
- the LOC6652162 gene encoding dnaJ homolog subfamily C member 13 isoform X2, giving the protein MQDKMSARENVDLECFLVMKHSWKGRYKRILSIGTVGISTYNPDRLELTNRWSYSDIVAAAPSKGTNIPNEFLLTIKKDKKLDTIKLSSEYRHEILSSILKYYKEFADKPKNTQRFNAYKYHWSGISLPTVLEVTPCSLDQLDPTTNDVLASYMYKDIEGIIGISDYEGGIVMAYGGFSRLHLFKALNHHEIVQNIAQKSSQYLGIETKILKSQITLEQFERQRFGKFSGDQFQTSMTEFTVQKLTPRHPDPVKRILCLTEVTLLERDPQTYSVCTLRPLADVFALVRDKDNLQRFSIEYKNGIVRSYTTNDRDSLLATVLDAVRSSGNQDVHIRIGNTPRGKRYVPLSSSVDEETEANLLRLVINNFQNPSKRYEILERFNANVPHSGLNYSVTQDSLFAENKEKLISSALQALAQKELDSPTAQLSNLELEAIFHALTRLLASKVGYAAFTNLSGFREIIGTKVVAALRRKDLAVTYSAIDMINSLMHSVHTDHDLKQEQLNKSSILSSKSFLETLLNMWTNHVSHGSGALVLSAMLDFLTFALCVPYSETTDGKQFDTLLELVAERGRYLYKLFQHPSLAIVKGAGLVLRAIIEEGELHVAQQMQALALDEAALCRHLLVALYTPSNDPTLTTHRQLSRHLIGLWLTDSEEAMELFKRIFPAGLLTFLESEETVPETDIEEDKLNFRDNLKFAIQHSNKTRKNVIEKHLQGIKHWGMNLIEAQDPAAQALKNRPVVLRNRRQKKKTSDVVVNLPYFFYNFAKDHSLPNLIWNHKTREELRMCLENELRQFLNDRDLAGQMIVAWNYQEFEVAYQCLAEEIKIGDYYIRLILEKDDWPQNLVKDPVELFNALYRRVLCRQRVNDDQMTVFSLQALAKVYRRYHKEIGRFNDMSYILQLSDRCLSPSMRDALINLISCLVLEKSNCRALIDHVQCLVDLITLAHLHKGRAQLNTKTNVIEAGPNMSNYEEKDWYYNIEKDGQKPERQGPITYSDLKDLWQKGQITPKTRCWAIGMDGWRSLQQIPQLKWCLIAKGTPLYDETELASKILDILIKCTSFFPSRTQNGVAVLIPGPKLSRKLSEFICLPHVVQVCLTHDPGLLERVATLLCQIMEDNPEMPKVYLTGVFYFMLMYTGSNILPITRFLKMTHMKQGFRSEETSQSGIMHRSILGQLLPEAMVCFLENYSADKFAEIFLGEFDTPEVIWSSEMRRLLIEKIAAHIADFTPRLRGHTMARYPYLAIPVISYPQLEHELFCHIYYLRHLCDTQKFPNWPISDPVQLLKHTLDAWRKEVEKKPPQMTIQQAYQDLGIDLTKTPDLKPDESMIRKSYYKLAQMYHPDKNPNGREIFEKVNQAYEFLCSRNVWSSGGPDPNNIVLILRTQSILFERYPDVLRPYKYAGYPQLIKTIRLETRDDELFSKEAQLLTAASELCYHTVHCSALNAEELRREEGIEALLEAYSRCVSILGVDSKPDSLHYQVISNVTRCFEVACNFEKCKQKIIQLPQLLSDVCRVVYFKHTLSVSLVTSLAANNYDLQCNLSRNGVLWSLLLFIFEYDYTLDESGVEVSDKSNQQQLANNLAKMAVLGCIALAGYQMELRHKPITGSESNSPAQAPPIKPKPAINSSNSATNSAYTQNAHNPLQGKQAAITMGKTEKESIDSSSSGNGGGGGGNGGSSSDTSSSTPTDSEQQQLTKPSSAAIQQKYTVTGEAKNSLIKQVLDRLLTKYIANQLATARDSEILKLLTANTRNPYLIWDNGTRAQLKDFLEQQRLASAKETHEDVAQVYELVSSFEFDAHKDELQIGGIFIRIYNDMPTHPILQPKQFIMDLLDYLKHAYQFLNQKRNPSAAAAAAAPTPKMGTDGILTPTLAPNHPQLQQQQQQQRAPGTTFDEVLNAYNRSKSRKKLESDASAEQQLAMQQCKYDFASDSQLEAHITMVLRALIAVVKSNEEVEIQCIGNFDMIFGFLANNIFPDNSIVKAAALEVVALVSRNKECVSEVAACEILGNYLVALKDPELRASQVKVLETLSGLMNVQEMIKEAQAKGAAIYLLDMFCNSRNPQIREMCAEILAKMTADRLSGPKVRITISKFLPMLFIDAMVESPATSVQLFESIHEHPELIWNDNTRSNVCDAVAEVCDRFYQLQKSNSRHIWKDPEILKDIVSNEIVVAGVYLRLFVANPAWTLRKPKQFLSDLLDFVVEQISKSSSEQDVLDLSTTALVELLRSQPNLADDIPVLGHIPKLFNLLSVQPKNTLSVLHQLSLSEFCVSAISQTECVSPLKKCMEHNRDCIEKACEALSRLFKHQHDSLISQSLEVGLIPFLLGLLDSRLEFVDNPSAVKAQIVAALKGMTHNLNYGDRVTQILLKHPVWAEFKDQRHDLFIADTNIRGYLTGINPTAGYLTAGPAQSVEVLTSPPPMDRDDPSARPPAID; this is encoded by the exons ATGCAAGATAAGATGTCGGCCAGGGAAAATGTGGATCTGGAGTGTTTCCTGGTCATGAAGCATTCGTGGAAGGGGAGGTATAAGCGAATACTCTCGATTGGAACAGTTGGCATATCCACCTACAACCCGGATAGATTGGAATTGACTAATCGTTGGTCATACTCAGATATTGTTGCTGCCGCCCCCTCAAAGGGAACAAAT ATACCAAATGAGTTTTTGCTGACTATTAAGAAGGACAAGAAATTGGATACAATTAAATTGTCATCGGAGTATCGCCACGAAATACTCAGTTCCATACTGAAATATTATAAAGAGTTTGCTGATAAGCCGAAGAATACTCAACGCTTTAATGCCTACAAATATCATTGGTCTGGCATCAGTTTGCCCACTGTGCTGGAGGTAACACCGTGCTCGTTGGATCAATTGGATCCGACCACCAACGATGTGCTGGCCAGTTACATGTACAAGGATATTGAGGGCATAATAG GCATCTCCGACTATGAAGGAGGGATTGTAATGGCCTATGGCGGCTTCAGTCGTCTGCATTTGTTCAAAGCATTAAATCATCATGAGATCGTACAAAATATAGCCCAAAAATCTTCCCAATATCTGGGCATTGAGACCAAAATACTCAAAAGTCAGATAACATTGGAGCAATTCGAAAGACAAAGATTTGGCAAGTTTAG TGGCGATCAATTTCAAACATCAATGACCGAATTCACAGTGCAAAAGTTAACACCTCGCCATCCGGATCCTGTAAAGCGTATTCTTTGCCTCACCGAGGTCACCTTGCTGGAAAGGGATCCTCAAACTTATAGCGTCTGCACACTGCGGCCACTTGCCGATGTGTTTGCCCTGGTGCGCGATAAGGACAATTTGCAACGCTTCAGCATTGAATACAAGAACGGCATCGTTCGTAGTTACACCACCAATGATAGGGACTCACTGCTGGCGACAGTTCTGGATGCAGTTCGCTCAAGTGGCAATCAAGATGTTCACATACGTATAGGCAATACACCCAGGGGCAAGAGATATGTCCCATTGAGTAGCTCAGTGGATGAGGAGACTGAAGCGAATCTTCTGCGTTTGGTTATTAATAATTTCCAAAATCCCTCGAAACGTTATGAGATACTAGAGCGTTTCAATGCCAATGTGCCGCACAGTGGTCTCAACTATAGTGTTACCCAGGAT AGTTTGTTTGCTGAGAACAAGGAGAAATTGATCTCAAGCGCCCTGCAGGCTTTGGCTCAAAAAGAATTAGATAGCCCAACAGCTCAGTTATCCAATTTAGAATTGGAGGCCATATTCCATGCCTTGACACGTCTGCTGGCCAGCAAAGTGGGCTATGCCGCCTTTACCAATCTCTCTGG ATTTCGGGAGATTATTGGCACCAAGGTGGTGGCTGCTTTGAGACGCAAGGATTTGGCAGTTACCTACTCGGCCATTGACATGATTAACTCGTTAATGCATTCTGTTCACACTGATCATGATCTCAAGCAGGAGCAGCTAAACAAATCTTCCATTTTATCATCGAAATCGTTTTTAGAAACGTTGCTCAATATGTGGACTAATCATGTG AGTCATGGTAGCGGCGCCTTGGTCTTGTCTGCAATGTTGGATTTTCTCACCTTTGCCCTGTGTGTGCCTTACAGTGAGACCACAGATGGCAAGCAATTTGATACTCTGTTGGAGTTGGTTGCGGAACGCGGTCGCTATTTGTATAAACTGTTTCAGCACCCCTCGCTGGCCATTGTAAAGGGAGCTGGTCTGGTGTTGCGCGCCATTATCGAGGAGGGCGAACTGCATGTAGCTCAGCAGATGCAGGCATTGGCTTTGGATGAGGCGGCCTTATGTCGTCATCTCTTGGTGGCGTTATATACACCATCCAATGACCCAACATTGACCACCCATCGTCAGTTGTCTCGCCACCTCATTGGTCTGTGGCTTACCGATAGCGAGGAGGCTATGGAGTTGTTTAAAAGAATATTC CCCGCTGGACTTTTGACTTTCCTGGAGTCCGAGGAAACAGTGCCAGAAACGGACATCGAAGaggacaaattaaattttcgcGACAATCTCAAATTCGCCATACAACATTCCAATAAAACTCGCAAGAATGTGATAGAAAAGCATTTACAAGGCATTAAGCATTGGGGCATGAATCTAATTGAGGCTCAGGATCCGGCGGCCCAGGCTCTAAAGAATCGTCCAGTTGTCCTACGCAATAGAcgccaaaagaaaaagactTCCGATGTTGTAGTGAATTTACCTTATTTCTTTTACAATTTTGCCAAAGATCACAGTTTGCCCAATCTCATATGGAATCACAAGACCCGCGAAGAATTGCGCATGTGCCTGGAGAATGAGTTGAGGCAGTTCCTCAACGATCGGGACTTGGCTGGCCAAATGATTGTGGCCTGGAACTATCAGGAATTCGAAGTTGCCTATCAATGTTTAGCTGAGGAAATCAAAATTGGTGATTACTACATTCGTTTGATACTGGAGAAGGATGATTGGCCGCAGAATTTAGTGAAGGATCC TGTTGAGTTATTTAATGCGCTGTATCGACGAGTCTTGTGCCGACAGCGTGTAAATGATGACCAAATGACTGTGTTCTCTTTGCAAGCACTTGCCAAGGTTTATAGACGTTATCACAAGGAAATTGGTAGATTCAATGATATGTCCTACATTCTCCAATTGAGCGATCGA TGCCTTTCCCCGTCGATGCGTGATGCCTTGATCAATTTGATATCTTGCCTAGTTTTGGAGAAATCCAATTGTCGAGCTCTCATTGATCATGTTCAGTGTCTGGTGGATTTAATCACCTTAGCCCATTTACATAAAGGACGTGCCCAGCTAAATACCAAAACGAATGTGATTGAAGCTGGTCCCAATATGTCAAATTATGAGGAGAAGGATTGGTACTATAACATTGAGAAAGACGGTCAGAAACCAGAGCGGCAAGGGCCCATTACCTACTCCGATTTGAAAGATCTTTGGCAAAAGGGCCAGATAACGCCCAAGACCCGTTGCTGGGCCATTGGCATGGATGGTTGGCGTTCCCTGCAACAGATACCCCAACTCAAATGGTGTCTTATTGCCAAGGGGACGCCACTGTACGACGAAACGGAGCTGGCCTCTAAAATCCTTGACATTTTGATCAAGTGCACCAGCTTTTTCCCAAGTCGCACACAAAATGGTGTGGCAGTGCTCATTCCAGGTCCAAAGCTATCGAGGAAACTTTCCGAATTCATTTGTCTGCCGCATGTGGTGCAAGTGTGTCTCACCCATGATCCGGGACTCCTGGAACGTGTGGCCACTCTGCTGTGCCAAATAATGGAAGACAATCCGGAGATGCCCAAAGTCTATTTGACGGGTGTCTTTTATTTCATGCTCATGTACACGGGCAGTAATATCTTACCCATTACTAGATTCCTGAAAATGACCCACATGAAGCAGGGATTCCGCAGTGAGGAGACCTCCCAGTCGGGAATCATGCATCGCAGCATTTTGGGTCAACTTTTGCCCGAGGCCATGGTTTGTTTCCTGGAGAACTACAGTGCCGATAAGTTTGCCGAAATATTCTTAGGAGAATTCGATACGCCTGAAGTGATATGGAGTTCGGAGATGAGACGTCTCCTGATTGAGAAGATTGCTGCCCATATAGCTGACTTTACACCTCGTTTACGTGGCCATACAATGGCTCGTTATCCCTATCTGGCCATACCCGTGATTAGTTATCCCCAATTGGAGCATGAGCTCTTCTGTCACATTTATTACCTGCGCCATTTGTGTGATACACAAAAGTTTCCCAATTGGCCTATTTCGGATCCAGTGCAATTGCTCAAACACACTCTAGACGCCTGGCGTAAAGAGGTGGAAAAGAAGCCACCACAGATGACCATCCAGCAAGCCTATCAAGATTTGGGAATCGATTTAACCAAAACTCCCGACCTCAAGCCAGATGAGTCGATGATAAGGAAGAGTTATTACAAACTGGCTCAGATGTATCATCCCGATAAGAATCCCAATGGACGCGAGATCTTTGAGAAAGTCAACCAA GCTTATGAATTCCTCTGCTCTCGCAATGTATGGAGCTCCGGTGGACCAGATCCCAATAATATCGTGTTGATATTACGCACTCAGAGCATTTTATTTGAACGCTACCCAGATG TTCTGCGTCCGTACAAATATGCTGGTTATCCGCAGCTGATTAAGACCATACGCTTGGAGACACGTGACGATGAACTCTTCTCCAAGGAGGCACAATTGTTAACAGCTGCTTCGGAGTTGTGTTATCACACCGTACATTGCTCAGCTCTCAATGCGGAGGAGCTGCGTCGGGAAGAAGGAATTGAAGCCCTGCTGGAGGCCTACTCCCGTTGCGTGTCCATATTGGGTGTCGATTCCAAGCCCGATTCTCTGCATTATCAAGTCATTTCGAATGTCACACGTTGCTTTGAGGTGGCCTGCAACTTTGAGAAGTGCAAACAGAAGATCATTCAGTTGCCTCAACTTCTTTCGGATGTGTGTCGAGTGGTTTACTTCAAGCACACTTTGTCTGTCAGCTTGGTCACAAGTCTGGCTGCCAATAACTATGATCTGCAATGCAATCTGTCGAGGAACGGAGTCCTGTGGTCGCTGTTACTGTTCATCTTTGAGTACGACTACACGCTGGATGAGAGCGGAGTCGaggttagcgataagtccaaTCAACAGCAGTTGGCAAACAATTTGGCCAAAATGGCTGTTCTGGGCTGCATTGCTTTAGCCGGCTACCAAATGGAGCTGCGCCACAAGCCCATCACAGGCAGCGAATCGAATTCGCCGGCCCAGGCGCCCCCGATTAAACCAAAGCCGGCAATCAACTCATCCAATTCAGCCACCAACTCTGCCTACACACAGAATGCACATAATCCTCTTCAGGGTAAGCAAGCAGCCATTACTATGGGCAAGACGGAAAAGGAATCAATAGATTCATCGAGTAGTGGaaatggtggtggtggcggtggtaaCGGAGGAAGCAGCTCCGACACCTCCAGCTCAACGCCCACTGATAGTGAGCAGCAACAGCTAACTAAACCCTCGAGTGCTGCCATTCAGCAGAAATACACTGTGACAGGAGAAGCTAAGAATTCGTTGATCAAGCAAGTTCTGGATCGTCTGCTCACTAAGTATATAGCAAATCAATTGGCCACCGCACGGGATAGTGAAATTCTGAAATTGCTCACGGCTAATACTCGGAATCCCTACCTCATCTGGGATAATGGAACAAGAGCTCAGTTGAAGGATTTCCTAGAGCAGCAACGATTAGCATCCGCCAAGGAGACACATGAGGATGTTGCTCAGGTGTATGAACTGGTTTCCAGTTTCGAGTTTGATGCCCACAA AGATGAACTACAGATTGGTGGCATTTTTATAAGAATCTATAACGACATGCCCACCCATCCGATTCTGCAGCCCAAGCAGTTTATTATGGATTTGTTAGATTACTTAAAGCATGCCTATCAGTTCCTAAACCAAAAGAGAAATccttcagctgctgctgcagctgcagcgCCAACGCCGAAAATGGGCACCGATGGCATTCTGACTCCCACACTAGCACCCAATCATCctcagctgcagcagcagcaacaacaacagaggGCACCAGGCACCACATTTGATGAGGTGCTCAATGCTTACAACCGTTCCAAGAGCCGCAAGAAACTGGAATCCGATGCGTCGGCGGAACAGCAATTGGCCATGCAGCAATGCAAATATGATTTCGCCAGCGATAGCCAATTGGAGGCGCACATAACCATGGTACTCCGAGCTCTTATTGCAGTAGTCAAGTCCAATGAGGAGGTGGAAATTCAGTGCATAGGAAATTTCGATATGATTTTCGGTTTTCTGGCCAACAATATTTTCCCAGAT AATTCCATTGTTAAAGCAGCTGCCCTTGAGGTGGTAGCCCTTGTCTCTCGCAACAAGGAATGCGTCTCTGAGGTGGCCGCTTGTGAAATTCTCGGCAACTATTTGGTTGCCCTCAAAGATCCCGAGCTTCGTGCTAGCCAAGTAAAGGTCTTGGAGACTCTGTCGGGCTTGATGAATGTCCAGGAGATGATTAAAGAGGCCCAGGCCAAAGGTGCTGCAATTTATCTGCTTGACATGTTCTGCAACTCAAGAAATCCTCAAATTCGGGAAATGTGCGCTGAGATTTTGGCCAAAATGACAGCGGATCGACTGAGTGGACCCAAAGTGCGGATTACCATATCAAAATTCTTACCAATGTTGTTTATTGACGCCATGGTAGAATCGCCGGCCACATCGGTGCAACTGTTCGAATCAATTCATGAGCATCCAGAATTGATTTGGAACGACAATACACGCTCGAATGTCTGCGATGCTGTAGCCGAAGTTTGTGACAG ATTCTATCAACTGCAAAAGTCCAACTCCCGCCATATATGGAAGGATCCGGAAATCCTTAAGGACATTGTGTCAAATGAAATTGTCGTAGCCGGAGTCTACCTGCGTCTATTTGTGGCCAACCCTGCATGGACATTACGCAAGCCAAAGCAATTCCTGTCCGACCTTCTCGACTTTGTTGTGGAGCAGATTAGTAAAAGTTCATCAGAGCAGGATGTTCTCGACTTATCGACGACGGCCTTGGTGGAACTATTGCGTTCGCAGCCAAATCTAGCGGATGACATTCCCGTCCTTGGCCACATACCAAAGCTGTTCAATCTACTCTCCGTGCAGCCAAAGAACACGCTTTCAGTATTACATCAGCTATCGCTGTCCGAG TTCTGTGTATCAGCCATTTCCCAAACGGAATGCGTATCTCCGCTGAAAAAGTGCATGGAACATAATCGGGATTGCATTGAGAAAGCCTGCGAGGCTTTGAGTCGCCTTTTCAAGCATCAACAC GACTCTCTGATCAGTCAATCGTTGGAAGTGGGTCTCATACCTTTTCTTCTGGGCCTCTTGGACAGTCGCCTGGAATTTGTGGACAATCCATCGGCGGTTAAAGCACAAATTGTCGCTGCTCTCAAGGGCATGACACACAATCTCAACTACGGTGATCGGGTGACGCAGATATTGCTCAAGCATCCTGTATGGGCAGAATTCAAGGATCAACGTCATGACCTCTTTATCGCCGATACCAATATACGTGGCTATTTGACTG GTATTAATCCAACTGCTGGCTATCTGACTGCGGGCCCTGCTCAAAGCGTCGAAGTACTAACCTCACCACCGCCCATGGATCGTGACGATCCTTCGGCTCGTCCACCAGCCATTGACTAA